A window of Cyclopterus lumpus isolate fCycLum1 chromosome 10, fCycLum1.pri, whole genome shotgun sequence genomic DNA:
ATGAGACAGACCGCCCCTTCACGTATCACTTGCAGCCTGTGGGTGTTTTGAATCTTGTAATGCATTTCCGCATTTGTTGCCCCCTCCATCTTTTTCCTAGTATCCATGGCACAACACATGTGACACCTTACTTTACTGGAAGAAGACACATTTGCCATGTGAGTTCCGGCTCGAGTGAGGCACTGGGATTTGAAATTAGCAGAACTCATCAGCAAAAGAAGATGATAATTAAAGCAACAGGGTTCAGAGGGACGTTCTTGTCACGGCTATAGCTGTTTCTGGAAGGATCTGACGTTATGGGATCTCTCATCCCATTGACTGCCACATATAACTGGACTGTTTCCATATTTAAACTACAGTATTTTAAAACACCATTGTCACCTGAAGAGAAGAGAGTTGAAAtctctgttttgtgtttaagttaaagcaTTTCCACATTCATATCATGTGTGTCAGTTGTAGACATTAACTTAAAATGGAAACAGCTTAGTCAGCAGTTTCAGCATTTTATTTGGCACAGTTTTACAAAGAATCTGTTGTATATTGTGTACCCTTTGTGTTGAAGACCCATGAAATCCACTTTATTCTGTTTCCTTCAGAAGAACCAGAGGAGGAAGTTAGTCTTGAGGATTTGGAGGAGAAAGCAAAGTCAGGAGATGCTAGAGCACAGAGCAAGGTCAGTGTCAACGAACATATTGCAAATATTATCGACTGTAATGGCCATATGGTGGTCAGCCAAGTAATGATGACTGTTATTTTAAGAGCAACGTGTTAATGGGAAGGACAGGTCATGAGTCGACAAAGTCACAGCAATGCTTGCCGCGTAAATGTCAAGGTCTTTGTGTGCATCTGCCCAGATGGGCCGTTACTTCCTGGCCGTGGCAGAAGAAAGAGATGAAGAGCTAAACAACTGTACAGCGGTCACTTGGCTAGTCCAGGCTGCTAAACAAGGACGCAGGGATGCCGTCAAACAGCTGCAACGGTGCTTAACCTCCAGGAAAGGTACCGAAATGTCCCGATCCTACCCGTGATCTATGACTATTAGTAGCATCATTGGTTTGATACCATCAGTTCGTTGGATTACCCTTCAACTGGTGCTGAGAACAGTGGTCCATCAccctttgtgtttttcaggCATCACTCTGGAGAACattgaggaggtgaagaaattGTGTACAGAGACGCGCTTTGAGAGAGGAGTCAGGAAAGCAGCTCTGCTTATGTACTGGAAGTTGAACCCGGAGAGGAAGAAGTCGGTGGCTGTTTTTGAGATGCTAGAGAATGTTGAACACGTCCACACGGAGCCAGGTACGGGAGGGCAGATATTGTTACGTTTTTAGTTGCTTAATAGTAGTATACTCAACAGATTGTTCTAAAGAGGCAGAGAAATACAGACAAGTTGTATGTTAAGAAGAATTGTTTTAACCTCCTGGATTATCTCTCCTCGATTTATAGGCAAACCCGTGTCGCCTGGCCCACTGAACAGCTCTGCCAAGAAACAGAGGAGAGTCCTGGAGACTATGGTCACCAGCGAAGGTATGTGCTCACTAATACAATTGCCTATGTGCAATTTGTTATGTTTTCCTCTTGCCTAAAACAATTCAAGGGCAGTAAATACAtaatttttatttgatcaagttttaagagatggaaaaaaaacccaaaaaggaACTTTCAGATGAACATTTTAGTTAACATCCGTGTGTCCTCCTCTGTACGTCTTTGTAGCCAGATGCCAAGTGGGCCTTGACGACTTTGTTGAGATGACGAAGAAGTATGCTCAGGGTGTTGCACCTTCACCCGCCATGGCTGCAGCAGGaggtgacgatgatgacgatgacgacgatgatgtcGTGGTGAAGAATCCAGATAAATTGCCCTTACACCAAAAGGTAGGAAGCTCCCAGACTTTTTGAGGATGTGATTGGTGTTTCCTGTCCTCTTTTTACTGcgtgtttgttttaaatcacAAGCATCACATTCTCACGTTGCACCGAGTGAATGTTCAGCATTTCATTCGATATCGACAATCAGCAAACTGGTGGCTGATTAATGTTTGTTACAGCTCTCTAAATACGTCTTTTCTAGAAGTAGTAAACCGATTCTGGGACCTAGTTGAGcctattctttttttgtgttttctccagTTGCTGAAGTTCCCTTTGTTCGCTTTGCTGGAGATCAAGGAGCACCTCATCGACTGGGCGTCACGGGCCGGCATGCAGTGGCTCAGCGCCCTGATTCCCACGCACCACGTCAACGCACTTATCTTCTTCTTTATCATCTCCAACCTCACAATCGAGTTCTTCATCTTTCTCATCCCTCTGCTGGTTTTTTACCTCTCATTCTTCTCCATGATCATCTGCACACTGCGGGTATTTCAGGTTGGTGATTGCTTCTTTTCAAGGAACTTTGAATAGAGCTAATTTCTTATTGAATCTGTGGAactgtacatatttttttttaccagaggatgttttttttctactagAGTAGATCGTAGGAGCTGAAGTTGATTTGCATATTTTTCTACAGAATTCCAAAGCGTGGGAAAACTTTCGGGCCATGACTGACCTGCTGACGCACTTTGAACCCGGTCTGGATCTGGAGCAGGCTGAGACCAACTTTGGATGGACACACTTAGAGCCTTATCTGTAAGAACATCTCTGTTTAGTCCATATTGTATACTTTCCTTTATATGTTTACTCTGGtttgttttcaaatgttaagttttgttttgttcaggtTTTACTAGTTTTAACACAAGTTTAGCATTTCTTTGGTGATATAGTCACGCAGTTTCTGCTTTGGCTGATTTTATTTAAGTGAACTTTAcggttttatttaacttctttAGCCTGTTAATAAAATGAATAGTAAGAACACACAATGAAGTaaaatttataaaaatgtaagatGACGATAAATACAATTACTTTGCAAATTAGGTAGAAATGCTTCTGCAGCTATATGAATACGTCCCATCTCTTTGTGTTACAGGTACTTCCTGCTCTCTGTGATCTTTGTGGTGTTCTCTTTCCCTGTTGCTGATAAATCCTGGATCCCCTGCTCAGAGTTGGCTGCTGTCGCTCTCTTCTTCACCGTCACCGCCTTCCTCAGCCTTCATGCCTCTGCTCAGCTCTTCGCTCGTAGGGCCCTCGTTACAGAGGTCCTCTCCGGAGTGTGCTCCCTCACCCACCTCCTGCCAGACTCCCTCCCCTGGTTCCTCAGGGTCTTTGGGATGACGTTTATCACTGTGCCTCTAGGGGACAACGTGGTGTTGAACCTGGGGGTGCCATGTCTGCTATCTGGACACCTTTTCTATCTGCTCTTCCGTATGGCCCAGCTGAGAGGCTTCAAGGGCACCTACCTGTGCCTGGTGCCCTACCTGGTGTGCTTCACCTGGTGTGAGCTCAGCTTGGTGTTCCTTAATAACGCCTCTGTAATAGGACTCATCCGCACCTGTATTGGCTACTTCCTCTTTATGTTCGCCCTTCCTGTACTCTCACTAGGCATGGCAGCAATGCTCATCATCCAGTTACTGCAGTGGTTCCTCGCTCTGGAGGTGACCAAGATGGTGGTCACCTTGATCATTTGCTTCGTGCCAGTAGTGCTGAGGCTTTGGACTCGCTTCAGCCTCAACCCCATCGTGGTTTTTCGGTCTTTGTCGCGGAGCAGCGTTGTGAAGCTCATCCTGGTGTGGCTCAGTGCGGTGGTGCTCTTCTGCTGGATGTACGTCTACAGGTCTGAAGGCATGAAGGTGTATAACTCCACCCTGACGTGGCCCGAGTACAGCAGCCTCTGCGGCCCTCTAGCCTGGAAAGAGACCAACATGGCCCAGACACAGATTCTCTGCTCTCATCTAGAAGGACATCGCGTCACGTGGACCGGACGCTTCCGATATGCCCGTGTGACCGACATCGAGAACGGGCCACACTCGGTTATCAACCTGCTGCCTGTATTTGTGGGGAACTGGATGCGCTGCCTGTATGGTGAGCCGTATCCTTTGTGTGAGGAGTTGAAAAACGTCACAGCTGAGCCCCAGCCTCAGCCTGCCCCGGCTCCTCCTGCAGAAGATCGCCTCTGTAAACTTAAGAAGCTGGCCAAGCACGAATGTCACATCAAGCGCTTTGATCAATACAAATTTGAAGTCACAATGGGCATGCCGCTGGAGAGGAAGACCAAGAACGGGACGGTCGTAGAGGACGAAGATGCGACTAAGGACATAGTACTGCGGGCGAGTAATGAGTTCAAGTCTATGCTTTTATACTTAAACACAGGAAGCCTGGTGGAGTTCAGCACCATACTGGAGGGTCATTTAGGCTCCAAATGGCCCGTGTTTGAGCTGAAAGCAATTCACTGCCTGTCGTGCGGTGATGCCCGCTTGCCCAGCCGCCGGCAGTACAAGATTGAACACGACTGGAGGCACACGGCTCAGAGTGCCCTGCAGTTTGGTTTTGACTTCTTCTTTAACCCCTTCCTGACCGCTAAGATGAAGCAACACTCAGAGACTGAAATCGAGACTGTGACACAGGAGGAGGGGTAGAGATCTGGCAAACACACCCCTGGGGGAAATAAGATGTATGATTATGATAACACTAGTGAAAGAACATTAATGATTGTAATTCACTCTTCTTAATACTGTAAGAGGGTGAACACGTACTTCAGAATTTGTGGCATCAGTCCGGTTGTAGATCTGGtcatgagagtgtgtgagtttgCATTCTAATAGCTTTTGAGCCAAAATATGTCACAACTCTAACTATAAGCACACAAGCACACCACAAACAAACTGCACCAGAGTCCGCTTGGAAGTGGACCGAGACCCACCTTTTCAAGCAGTCTCGGTTTGGTTGTATGCTCTGCACCagggtttgattgacagttttcACACCAGTTCAAATGAACCGAGCAAAGAGACCTGAGTTTGTTTTAACCAAACGGGTTACGTGTGAAAGCCCCCTGACAAAGGGGAGAAACGCATTCTAGAATAAGTAATTTACTGCCTAACACTAACAATATACACAGTCTATTAATCAAgtctttttaaatttgtttgttCATTGTACAAACACTGGGTGTGCTGAACCACTTATGTACAGATCAAATAGTTGTACCCAAAATCATCAGTATTTTACAGTATCCTTGTTGAACTGTCATTGCTTTGTCTGTGGGAGACGAGTTGTAGAGGAATAGCTTTCCTTTTTACAACCGGTTGTAATTCTGACGATAACTTGTAACGGTTTCCTTTGCTGCCAAGCTTTAATAATTTACTATTAGACAGTATGCTGTATGTGCAGTGTGTAATTGTAGTGGAGATTATTTTTAAGTGCCTTTTATAAAACAGTCtcaattcaaaaataatttcGAGGGAAAAGACACTAAATCCTGTCTTCATTCCTTAATCTTTAAAAAGCTTAGAAGTTTATCTCTGCTTTTGTTTGCCCATCTTTTTCTCCTCTTGCTGTTTCTCTTTCCTTGTTCTCTGCTGTGCAGAGATTAAAAATATTGAACATTTGAA
This region includes:
- the wfs1b gene encoding wolframin isoform X1, whose translation is MEPSLTGNPATPKPSPSSPSTLRPGPFSSGSSSTTTAPTSDRLQPKLTLPTPQTTPSSSPSTASPRTSPCLSSRSSALSTPPASPLRQPIRSPSQVGRSQLNAASTGIPPTGFPVAGAATMAQQPPPTPESEEPEEEVSLEDLEEKAKSGDARAQSKMGRYFLAVAEERDEELNNCTAVTWLVQAAKQGRRDAVKQLQRCLTSRKGITLENIEEVKKLCTETRFERGVRKAALLMYWKLNPERKKSVAVFEMLENVEHVHTEPGKPVSPGPLNSSAKKQRRVLETMVTSEARCQVGLDDFVEMTKKYAQGVAPSPAMAAAGGDDDDDDDDDVVVKNPDKLPLHQKLLKFPLFALLEIKEHLIDWASRAGMQWLSALIPTHHVNALIFFFIISNLTIEFFIFLIPLLVFYLSFFSMIICTLRVFQNSKAWENFRAMTDLLTHFEPGLDLEQAETNFGWTHLEPYLYFLLSVIFVVFSFPVADKSWIPCSELAAVALFFTVTAFLSLHASAQLFARRALVTEVLSGVCSLTHLLPDSLPWFLRVFGMTFITVPLGDNVVLNLGVPCLLSGHLFYLLFRMAQLRGFKGTYLCLVPYLVCFTWCELSLVFLNNASVIGLIRTCIGYFLFMFALPVLSLGMAAMLIIQLLQWFLALEVTKMVVTLIICFVPVVLRLWTRFSLNPIVVFRSLSRSSVVKLILVWLSAVVLFCWMYVYRSEGMKVYNSTLTWPEYSSLCGPLAWKETNMAQTQILCSHLEGHRVTWTGRFRYARVTDIENGPHSVINLLPVFVGNWMRCLYGEPYPLCEELKNVTAEPQPQPAPAPPAEDRLCKLKKLAKHECHIKRFDQYKFEVTMGMPLERKTKNGTVVEDEDATKDIVLRASNEFKSMLLYLNTGSLVEFSTILEGHLGSKWPVFELKAIHCLSCGDARLPSRRQYKIEHDWRHTAQSALQFGFDFFFNPFLTAKMKQHSETEIETVTQEEG
- the wfs1b gene encoding wolframin isoform X2, which translates into the protein MGRYFLAVAEERDEELNNCTAVTWLVQAAKQGRRDAVKQLQRCLTSRKGITLENIEEVKKLCTETRFERGVRKAALLMYWKLNPERKKSVAVFEMLENVEHVHTEPGKPVSPGPLNSSAKKQRRVLETMVTSEARCQVGLDDFVEMTKKYAQGVAPSPAMAAAGGDDDDDDDDDVVVKNPDKLPLHQKLLKFPLFALLEIKEHLIDWASRAGMQWLSALIPTHHVNALIFFFIISNLTIEFFIFLIPLLVFYLSFFSMIICTLRVFQNSKAWENFRAMTDLLTHFEPGLDLEQAETNFGWTHLEPYLYFLLSVIFVVFSFPVADKSWIPCSELAAVALFFTVTAFLSLHASAQLFARRALVTEVLSGVCSLTHLLPDSLPWFLRVFGMTFITVPLGDNVVLNLGVPCLLSGHLFYLLFRMAQLRGFKGTYLCLVPYLVCFTWCELSLVFLNNASVIGLIRTCIGYFLFMFALPVLSLGMAAMLIIQLLQWFLALEVTKMVVTLIICFVPVVLRLWTRFSLNPIVVFRSLSRSSVVKLILVWLSAVVLFCWMYVYRSEGMKVYNSTLTWPEYSSLCGPLAWKETNMAQTQILCSHLEGHRVTWTGRFRYARVTDIENGPHSVINLLPVFVGNWMRCLYGEPYPLCEELKNVTAEPQPQPAPAPPAEDRLCKLKKLAKHECHIKRFDQYKFEVTMGMPLERKTKNGTVVEDEDATKDIVLRASNEFKSMLLYLNTGSLVEFSTILEGHLGSKWPVFELKAIHCLSCGDARLPSRRQYKIEHDWRHTAQSALQFGFDFFFNPFLTAKMKQHSETEIETVTQEEG